The Erigeron canadensis isolate Cc75 chromosome 4, C_canadensis_v1, whole genome shotgun sequence genome window below encodes:
- the LOC122595291 gene encoding probable galactinol--sucrose galactosyltransferase 6, with protein sequence MVIQTFNNLLSSNQTSLYPLINNHPTPFSISISSFTPTSSKVKKAFLSSKKNRELVLGFIKEVKKRDQNQEKMTIGSAIRLSGRNLVVKDRVILTDVSEKVVTSSGLKSGQTDGTFIGAVFDEECSRQVVSLGRLNDVRFMACFRFKLWWMAQKMGDKGSEIPLETQFLLMETVEESEKVYIVFLPLTEGSFRACLQGNTSDELEVCVESGDVDIKGSVFSHTVYVGVGTDPFSTISDAINVVKLHLKTFKQREDKKLPGIVDYFGWCTWDAFYQDVTQEGVESGLKSLAEGGTPAKFVIIDDGWQSVGSDAKKIEEEEESQPLMRLTSIKENEKFQNKDDPTTGIKNIVNVAKNTYGLKYVYVWHAIVGYWGGVRPDAEGMEEYGPLIKYPIASKEIVANDPTWKTDVLALQGLGVMDPKKVFKFYNNLHSYLAAAGVDGVKVDVQSILETLGTGFGGRVALTRQYHQALDASIARNFPDNGCIACMSHNTDSLYSSQQTAVVRASDDFYPRDPVSHTIHIAAVAYNSVFLGEFMQPDWDMFHSLHPAAEYHASARAISGGPIYVSDAPGKHNFDLLKKLVLPDGSVLRARLPGRPTKDCLFTDPARDGVSLLKIWNMNKYTGVIGVYNCQGAAWNATERKNAFHETQTIAITGTIRAGDVHLISDAAVGHDWSGDSVVYRHHTGELTVLPHDVAIPVSLNVLEHEIFTVTPIKVLGPDMSFGPLGLIDMFNGGGAIDELEYIVESGSVIVAMKVKGCGRFGAYSTANPKRCIVGPSEVGFAYDSESGLVILNLNHMPEDQMCHYVKIHF encoded by the exons ATGGTGATCCAAacttttaataacttattatcgTCCAATCAAACGTCACTATATCCCCTTATAAATAATCATCCCACCCCATTTTCAATCTCAATATCAAGTTTTACACCCACTtcttcaaaagttaaaaaagctTTTTTATCTAGCAAAAAG AACAGAGAATTAGTAttgggttttatcaaagaaGTAAAAAAGCgtgatcaaaatcaagaaaaaatgaCAATTGGCTCTGCTATTCGTCTTTCGGGCCGGAATTTGGTGGTGAAGGACAGGGTTATCTTGACTGACGTATCTGAAAAGGTGGTAACTTCTTCTGGCTTGAAATCGGGCCAAACGGACGGGACGTTTATTGGGGcggtttttgatgaagaatgtAGCAGACAAGTGGTGTCGCTTGGGCGGCTTAATGATGTCCGGTTTATGGCGTGTTTTCGGTTTAAGTTATGGTGGATGGCCCAGAAAATGGGGGATAAAGGAAGTGAAATTCCATTGGAGACACAGTTTCTATTGATGGAAACTGTTGAGGAGAGTGAAAAGGTGTATATTGTCTTTTTGCCATTAACTGAAGGGTCTTTTCGAGCTTGTCTGCAAGGTAATACTTCAGACGAGCTCGAAGTTTGTGTTGAGAGTGGTGATGTGGATATTAAAGGGTCTGTTTTTTCACACACGGTTTATGTTGGTGTGGGAACAGACCCTTTTAGTACGATTTCAGATGCAATTAATGTAGTTAAGTTGCATCTGAAGACGTTTAAGCAACGTGAGGATAAAAAGCTTCCCGGGATAGTTGATTATTTTGGGTGGTGTACTTGGGACGCATTTTATCAAGACGTGACTCAAGAAGGGGTCGAGTCCGGATTAAAAAGTTTGGCTGAAGGTGGGACCCCTGCAAAATTCGTGATCATTGATGATGGATGGCAGTCTGTTGGATCAGATGCTAAAAAGattgaggaagaagaagaatcaCAACCTTTGATGAGGCTAACTAgcattaaagaaaatgaaaagtttcAAAACAAGGATGACCCGACAACTGGGATCAAGAACATAGTAAATGTCGCGAAAAATACATACGGGCTgaaatatgtgtatgtgtggCACGCGATTGTAGGGTATTGGGGTGGGGTCCGCCCTGATGCAGAGGGTATGGAGGAATACGGGCCGTTGATAAAATATCCAATAGCCTCAAAAGAGATTGTCGCTAATGATCCTACATGGAAGACCGATGTATTGGCTTTACAAGGTTTGGGAGTAATGGACCCgaaaaaagttttcaaattttACAACAATTTACACAGCTACCTGGCTGCAGCCGGTGTTGATGGGGTCAAGGTCGATGTGCAGAGCATTTTGGAGACGCTCGGAACTGGTTTTGGTGGTCGGGTTGCACTAACCCGACAGTACCATCAGGCACTTGATGCATCTATTGCTCGGAATTTTCCAGATAATGGCTGCATTGCCTGTATGAGCCACAACACAGATTCCCTATATAG CTCTCAACAAACAGCAGTGGTTCGGGCTTCAGATGATTTCTATCCTCGTGATCCTGTTTCACACACTATCCATATTGCAGCCGTGGCTTACAACAGTGTGTTTCTTGGAGAATTTATGCAGCCCGATTGGGATATGTTCCATTCGCTACATCCTGCAGCTGAGTACCATGCATCTGCAAGGGCTATTAGTGGTGGCCCGATTTACGTAAG TGATGCTCCTGGGAAGCATAATTTTGATCTTTTGAAGAAACTTGTATTGCCTGATGGCTCTGTGCTTCGAGCCCGATTGCCAGGTAGACCTACTAAAGATTGTCTTTTTACTGACCCAGCCCGTGATGGTGTTAGCTTGTTAAAGATTTGGAATATGAATAAGTACACTGGAGTTATCGGTGTTTATAACTGTCAAGGAGCTGCATGGAACGCTACTGAACGAAAAAACGCTTTCCATGAAACCCAAACCATTGCTATAACTGGAACTATCAGGGCTGGTGACGTGCACCTCATTAGTGATGCTGCAGTGGGTCACGATTGGTCTGGGGACAGTGTGGTGTACCGTCATCATACTGGAGAGCTTACTGTTCTACCTCATGATGTTGCCATACCAGTTTCGTTAAATGTTCTTGAACATGAAATTTTTACAGTTACACCCATTAAGGTTTTGGGGCCGGATATGAGTTTTGGCCCCTTAGGGCTGATTGACATGTTCAATGGTGGTGGAGCCATTGATGAGCTAGAGTACATAGTTGAAAGTGGTTCGGTGATTGTGGCTATGAAGGTCAAGGGATGTGGAAGGTTTGGTGCATACTCGACGGCTAATCCCAAAAGGTGCATAGTTGGACCAAGTGAAGTTGGATTTGCATATGATTCAGAATCTGGGCTGGTGATTTTGAACTTGAATCATATGCCTGAGGATCAGATGTGTCATTATGTCAAGATTCATTTCTGA
- the LOC122595778 gene encoding zinc finger BED domain-containing protein DAYSLEEPER-like, with amino-acid sequence METTPVESNALVNVEMQPEYFDTSINDVEAPPTKRRKKKSIVWEYFTIENIGEGVRRACCKQCKQSFAYSTGSKVAGTSHLKRHIAKGGCPVFLRNQENGPSTPLSAPSKMGGNSVGPNSDAPKKRYRTPSITYSAYDPDRCRQEMARMIILHDYPLHMVEHAGFMAFVHNLQPNFNMVNFSTVQGDCVATYLREKQTIQKLIDGMPGRICLTLDLWNSHNTTGYVFVTGQFIDSEWKIHKKLLNVVMEPYPESDSAFSHAVSACLSDWNMEGRLFSLTINHPLSEVGINSLRSLLSEKSTKILDGQLLLTSCFARSLSCIAQEALKAGQETVKKVRDCVKYVKTSESLEEKFLALKQQLQVLSTKTLSLDDQTQWNTTYEMLVAASELKQVFSCLDTLDPDYSKGPTVEEWKLVDNLCMYLKLLFNTANLLTSSTVSTANTFFHEAWKLQLELTRASTMEDQAISTLTKPMQESFNKYWKSSCLMLAIAVVMDPRFKMKLVEFSFTKIYGDEAASYIKIVDEGIHELFLEYVALPLPLTPAFAEEVNGETGHVKQEGGRGSNNGLGLTDFDVYIMESTSQQSKSELDQYLEESLLPRIHEFDVMGWWKLNKVKYPTLSKMAHDILTVPVSTVSPGSVFDTGINEMDHYRCSLRPETVEALFCAKDWMHSEPIESADTAVKMEFPI; translated from the coding sequence ATGGAGACTACTCCAGTGGAGAGTAATGCACTGGTTAACGTAGAAATGCAGCCCGAGTATTTTGACACATCAATCAATGATGTGGAGGCACCTCCAACCAAACGCAGAAAGAAGAAGTCTATAGTTTGGGAATATTTCACTATAGAAAACATTGGTGAAGGAGTTAGAAGAGCCTGCTGTAAACAATGTAAGCAATCCTTTGCTTACAGCACTGGGTCAAAAGTTGCAGGCACCAGTCATCTAAAACGTCACATCGCCAAGGGAGGGTGCCCAGTTTTTCTGCGTAATCAAGAGAATGGCCCTTCAACTCCCTTAAGTGCACCTTCCAAGATGGGTGGCAACTCTGTGGGTCCCAACAGTGATGCCCCTAAAAAGCGTTACAGAACTCCAAGTATTACTTACTCTGCATATGACCCTGATCGGTGCCGCCAAGAAATGGCTCGAATGATCATACTCCATGATTATCCCCTTCACATGGTCGAACATGCAGGTTTCATGGCATTTGTGCATAACCTTCAGCCAAATTTTAACATGGTTAACTTCAGTACGGTTCAAGGTGACTGTGTGGCAACTTATCTTAGAGAAAAACAGACCATTCAGAAGTTGATTGACGGTATGCCTGGGCGGATTTGCCTTACACTTGACCTCTGGAACTCACACAATACAACGGGCTATGTTTTTGTAACGGGCCAGTTCATTGATAGTGAGTGGAAGATACACAAAAAGCTACTAAATGTTGTGATGGAACCGTATCCTGAGTCTGATTCAGCTTTCAGTCATGCAGTATCCGCCTGTTTATCAGATTGGAACATGGAGGGAAGATTATTCTCTCTCACCATAAACCATCCTTTGAGTGAAGTTGGGATTAATAGTCTCAGAAGTTTGCTTTCAGAGAAGAGCACGAAGATCCTTGATGGTCAACTGTTGCTTACTAGTTGCTTTGCTCGATCCCTAAGCTGCATTGCTCAAGAAGCACTGAAGGCGGGTCAAGAAACAGTTAAGAAAGTAAGAGACTGTGTGAAGTATGTAAAAACATCAGAATCCTTAGAGGAGAAATTTCTCGCCCTTAAACAACAACTTCAAGTTCTCAGCACCAAAACTTTATCACTTGATGATCAGACCCAATGGAATACAACTTATGAAATGTTGGTTGCAGCTTCTGAGTTGAAGCAAGTGTTTTCCTGCTTGGATACTTTAGATCCTGATTATAGTAAAGGCCCAACTGTTGAAGAGTGGAAACTTGTGGACAATCTTTGCATGTATTTGAAGCTACTTTTTAATACTGCGAATCTGCTAACATCATCAACTGTATCCACAGCTAATACGTTCTTTCATGAGGCATGGAAGCTTCAGTTGGAGCTAACCCGTGCATCTACGATGGAAGACCAGGCCATCAGCACTTTGACGAAGCCAATGCAAGAAAGTTTTAACAAATATTGGAAAAGTAGTTGCTTGATGTTAGCGATTGCAGTTGTTATGGACCCCCGGTTTAAGATGAAGCTAGTTGAATTTAGCTTCACAAAGATCTATGGCGATGAGGCGGCGTCCTACATCAAGATTGTGGATGAAGGCATCCATGAACTTTTTCTAGAGTATGTGGCACTTCCGTTGCCACTAACCCCTGCTTTTGCCGAAGAAGTAAATGGTGAAACTGGGCACGTGAAACAAGAGGGTGGCAGAGGATCAAACAATGGCCTTGGACTGACGGATTTTGATGTTTACATCATGGAGAGTACAAGTCAACAGTCAAAGTCAGAGTTGGATCAGTACTTGGAAGAGTCACTGTTGCCTAGGATTCATGAATTTGATGTTATGGGATGGTGGAAGCTGAACAAGGTCAAGTACCCAACCCTATCAAAGATGGCCCATGATATCTTGACAGTTCCCGTGTCGACGGTTTCTCCTGGGTCGGTTTTTGACACAGGTATTAATGAGATGGACCATTATCGTTGCTCTTTAAGGCCTGAGACGGTGGAGGCGCTTTTCTGTGCTAAGGACTGGATGCACAGTGAACCGATAGAGAGTGCTGACACTGCTGTGAAGATGGAGTTTCCAATTTAG